gatatataattataaccCCTATATATTAGCATTTTCctatatattaacattttcttttctttaacCCACATATCATGATATacttttttgaaatatgtaatggtgattattttttcctttacGGTAATGAGACACGAcgtatattaaatttttccaATACAACATCCCCATGCATATATGatctaaaaaattgtaataaataaaatataataaaaatatataaaataaaaaatagaaaaacaaaaaataagaaaataataaaattgtagaaataaataataataccaacataattatacatatatgtagtGATCgagttaaataaattattaaacaGCTTTAAAAGAggaaaggaaaaaatatttgaaatgTATCCTAAATAGTTTTCTtcaattatgtatatatactacgtgcatatattacatatatatattatattgtaaaaaaaaaataaagtaactttttcatatttatagaaatgctctaatatataaataaatataatatatatagccaATTTATGATGGCTTTATGTTTTCACTTTCTTTGACCTTTATATtcaagtaaaaataaatatataataatatatagcgtaataattcatatttaaatatacatgttttttttattaacagttcataaaattttttatgttccCTTTTAGTTATTTGCTTATAttgtattataattttatgacccgttcataaaattatgaatgatttaatttttattttattactttttttgtgtgtgattatatacatatgtgtaCATATTActtaatttaaaacattttaaaatccattttttaattactccctttttgattattattGAAATTACAATCataattgttatatttatttccttgCATTTATATTCTCCCAGTTgctatgtaaatatatctaCAATTATGTATGGTGATGTTCCAAAtgctttatatattcatatgtaATATAGTTGAATTTGAGAATTTTGTTTCGGTGTAAGAAAAGTACTTTGATTAAGCATTTTTCAGCTACACcaatatatgatatatatttttatacatttgtttattcacgtatttatatatacatgcgCATGCTCATAAAATACGATCGTAATTGTGTATAAGTACACGCTTCCCCCTCCCCAcgtgtattaaaaaaaaaatataaattcgtatatatgaataaatggCTCAGTATAGCGACGTTTCTAGTATAGTTATCGATTTGGGGTttgaaaatacaaaaattggCTATTCAGGGGATGAAAATCCTAAAAGTATTTTTAGTTCAAATGTTGGAGTCCCTTTAGATTtggaagaaaaaataaaaaatgaaatatatagaaaatgcttatgcacaaaaaatgaattttatatgtttaatttaatatatcccctattttatttacaacCACGTGAAAATATCaaactaaaaaattgtttatatctagataataaaaataattttaatattaatgaagatgttttagaaaaaatactttttatgaatataaatggTGATAGATCAGTATATAAGTTGATACAAAATAGGATCAAAGGTTTTATAGGTAACAagttatataaacaaacaGACACTGGAAATGAATATATCGACActgataatattaatgaaaacgataaaaattatactgaagtaataaataatgccCAAACTGATTCggaacaaaataattataaccATATTACTAATGatgcaaataatttaatgtCTACTTTAAAAGAATGGACTGAAGAAAATGGCTATTTTGATCTTGATGTACTTGAAAACAGTTATATCGATATTTGTGggattaaaaatatgttgaaTAAGTATAATAATGTTAGTTGTGgattaaatgaaaacatGGAAAATTTCCCTTATGTATTTTCTTTAcctaataaaagaaataaacaaattaaaacaaaaattgctgaattattatttgaaaaatataaaattccagctatttattttaattcaaaATCTATATTAACTGGatttgcatataataaaaaagtctGCTCTGTTGTTGATGTTGGCTCTTGTTATACTGATTTTTCGATATGTAGTGATGGTATAattgatgataaaaattataatatatataatattgggGGTACAAGTGTAGATATGTTTTTAGAGGAGTTACTACAAAAGCATAATAATTCATCTCTTGTTCCATATTATGAATCTCATAAGgacaaaaatatgcacacaaataaaaaagatagcTATAATAGTGATAATGTTCATATTGATTATTATACCAAAGCAAAGTATATCCCTTTGAGagatttaaaaagttatttATGTGAAGTAGCAAATagtgaaaatgaaataaataaagcaaaaaatatgacatTTAATGAGAATGtcgatatatatatattaccaGATGggcaaaatattaatataacaaaatttacTAACATAGCttgtgaaatattttttacaccatcattattaaatgatacAACCATAAATAgccatttaaataatttgtatacAAAAGAACAAACATTTGAAGGTATACCTActacattatttaatatgttacaaaatattaagtCCATTGAACACAGACACGAATTattgaataatattatattaacagGATCATCTACATTATTccaaaattttaatgaaaGGTTTATCAACGAATTTGCTAATTTAGATATGATGAATAATGGTAACTTCCAAAATTATCAAGtattaaataatggaaaagattttaagaaatattCTTCATGGAAAGGAGGAAGCATATTATCATCTTTTAAAAACTTCAActctttttttgttacaAGAAAAGAATATGAAGAATTTGGTTTTGAGATTGTAAATAGAAAATGCTAAAAATGGTGTGATTGGGATTAAAAGTAGTACATTGTGAAAgttttcactttttttttcgcatgaacaaaattatcCCACACATtcaagcatatatatatatgtgtgtgtgcatgttgtattttctttatttatttcaccgtcttacttttttatgtatataccttttcatattttgtgcaattttttaaatatataaactgGAGATTGCCAATTCCACATTTAGGGTGTGGATAGGCAAGACATAAACCAACCATATTTtgcttttatattttaaaatgaaaatttaaaaaaatatatttttggttaaatttttcacattttatcatattccAAATTGTTACAAATCCTATAATAGCAATAATTGTGTActtgcatatattatatatgcagaaatattttttaaacaccttttcattctttttcatcactttattttaaaatctGTTCTTTTCGAAACATTTACAATTTAAAGcgataatttattatttctttaaacgaaaataaaataataagtaaataagtaagtaaataaataaataaaataggaaatgaaaattatcaaaGAATGTGAAAACTATAGAAAAATGTCAATCATACCATATCCTATTACTCATATCTTAAATAATACACAAATTAagtgacaaaaaaaattcatacaatattataaaaaaaaaatacaggtagccatttaaatatttagcataaaaaaaaaaattccataaatttatactagcttttttttttccatttttttttcgttttcattttttttttatgagtTCAGAGTAAAGctctatatatttgtataatatatttgtctctttataataatatttatctttgtaaaaataaggaaggattatttcttttatttgatataatGATTTGCCAAATGAATattaatcatataaaaaaaaaacagctAAACGCTATATTCTGTTAagctttttttaattgtgttataaaaaaactttCATTGGCATTATTACCAGCCCATAGCTTACATATGTCTTGCTTTATTTCAGTTTAttccttttaatttttagcTGATTTGGAAAAGATAAATCAACagaataaagaaaaagaaataaaaataagtacAAGAttgtgtaaaaataaagagaaCAAAATAACACACACATACTAATGTGAGCATTTGCATAGATTGAATTAACGAAAGAAATGATAAATGGCGAGTCACACACTGTGAGTTGTAGAAAGACTTGTAAAAATGGCGAAGGAAATAAGAAATcgataaataatgataactGTTCAGAAAAAGATGAAGACAAATACAAAGAAAACCTTGACGACaatacaaaaaagaaaaacaaacCTTATGACAATTcactattaaaaataatactattttttgttttgctAGCTCatacaattataatttacatactgataagaattaaaaaaataaaaaatataaattgtaAGTTAAAAGATAAgactattatatttatatcagaAATcgtaaaatttataatgtcgtgttttttttattcaaaagaaaatcagtttaatataaaaataatgaaaaagaatttatttgatatagttgtaaataaaaaattatatcttGTATATTTAACGTTACcaagtatattatattatatacaaaatattcttttttatatatcagTGTCAAATATTCCTATTCCTTTATTTCAGTTATTACACCAATTCAGAATATTTGTTGTTTTGATATTTACATttctaatattaaaaaaaaaaatacaaagggaaaaaatactttcaatattatttttatttttatcactgATATCTCTTAAGGATTATGGAATCCATTTTACCAACTACTttgtaaaacaaaattataacaacACAAAACATATTGGcacatttaataatacaacaaatcataatataacaaaatataaactatTGAACCAGTTTAATgtgatattattttattacattcttcaaaaaaaaacattaaataAGCATGTCTTAAATTTGCCTATATTATTACTCTTACAAAagcatgaaaaaaaaaatatatttaaaaggcTAGACAGTGAGCCATATTCCAAAAATGGTTTGCCCCttcataataatgaatattatatcaACCAagttttacaaaattacaaaaatattagaaaTAAAACAGTTGTGCCAAACCAGTTTAATATGAACAGCGGtgtaacaaaaaatatgaataataatataatagtaGGAATTATTTCTACATTTTCAATAGCATTAATTAGCGGATTCTCTAGTGTATTTTTAGAATATGTATACATCAATTATAAACATTCTTTTTGGgtacaaaatttatttttatctttctttacaataataataagtttggtaacaaataatttaagcATACCCTTTGATACTGCAAAAttgtcaaaaaaaaatcaaaccATCAAAAACCAAAACGGCAATCTtaatgatgaagaaaaacaaGATAAACAGAATATTGAATCGTTTGCAAACACCCATTGGGAAGATAGAAAATGCCctattgttaataaaattatttattatttttataaatattttaattcattaagtgaatttatttatgtttctacactcatatttttaaatggcATAGGAGGAATTATAACATCagtgtatataatatacgcTGGAagtttttcaaaattttttattacaccTATTAGTTtgatatttaatatttatatatcctctatatattttaaagattTTGAATTTACTGTTAATTATTTGGTTTCTTTAGTGTTTGTTTCCTTTTCTTtgtatcttttttttaaagacaCTTTCAAATCAGCAGCTAATAAATCCAAATAAGTAGCAAAAGCATAAACAAAAACATGTACATTTTCaaccaattttttattccatCCATACTGCATTGCATGTATGCTCTTTACTAACTTATGTTTAATTACACTCTTTTTTAAactcatataaaatatgacataattttttacagttttttaaaaacattaaa
This genomic interval from Plasmodium chabaudi chabaudi strain AS genome assembly, chromosome: 11 contains the following:
- a CDS encoding actin-like protein, putative; the protein is MAQYSDVSSIVIDLGFENTKIGYSGDENPKSIFSSNVGVPLDLEEKIKNEIYRKCLCTKNEFYMFNLIYPLFYLQPRENIKLKNCLYLDNKNNFNINEDVLEKILFMNINGDRSVYKLIQNRIKGFIGNKLYKQTDTGNEYIDTDNINENDKNYTEVINNAQTDSEQNNYNHITNDANNLMSTLKEWTEENGYFDLDVLENSYIDICGIKNMLNKYNNVSCGLNENMENFPYVFSLPNKRNKQIKTKIAELLFEKYKIPAIYFNSKSILTGFAYNKKVCSVVDVGSCYTDFSICSDGIIDDKNYNIYNIGGTSVDMFLEELLQKHNNSSLVPYYESHKDKNMHTNKKDSYNSDNVHIDYYTKAKYIPLRDLKSYLCEVANSENEINKAKNMTFNENVDIYILPDGQNINITKFTNIACEIFFTPSLLNDTTINSHLNNLYTKEQTFEGIPTTLFNMLQNIKSIEHRHELLNNIILTGSSTLFQNFNERFINEFANLDMMNNGNFQNYQVLNNGKDFKKYSSWKGGSILSSFKNFNSFFVTRKEYEEFGFEIVNRKC
- a CDS encoding UDP-N-acetylglucosamine transporter, putative, with the translated sequence MINGESHTVSCRKTCKNGEGNKKSINNDNCSEKDEDKYKENLDDNTKKKNKPYDNSLLKIILFFVLLAHTIIIYILIRIKKIKNINCKLKDKTIIFISEIVKFIMSCFFYSKENQFNIKIMKKNLFDIVVNKKLYLVYLTLPSILYYIQNILFYISVSNIPIPLFQLLHQFRIFVVLIFTFLILKKKIQREKILSILFLFLSLISLKDYGIHFTNYFVKQNYNNTKHIGTFNNTTNHNITKYKLLNQFNVILFYYILQKKTLNKHVLNLPILLLLQKHEKKNIFKRLDSEPYSKNGLPLHNNEYYINQVLQNYKNIRNKTVVPNQFNMNSGVTKNMNNNIIVGIISTFSIALISGFSSVFLEYVYINYKHSFWVQNLFLSFFTIIISLVTNNLSIPFDTAKLSKKNQTIKNQNGNLNDEEKQDKQNIESFANTHWEDRKCPIVNKIIYYFYKYFNSLSEFIYVSTLIFLNGIGGIITSVYIIYAGSFSKFFITPISLIFNIYISSIYFKDFEFTVNYLVSLVFVSFSLYLFFKDTFKSAANKSK